The Oceanispirochaeta sp. genome contains the following window.
ATGAATTCCTTGCCGTACCGGGATTTTTTCTTGATCATATTGCTGCCGCATTCGGGGCAGGGGATGACTTCTGCAGGTTCTGCATTCTCATCTTCATCCAGTTCTCCGGGCATGGGGATAAGGCCCTTGCATTCGGGATAGGTAGAGCAGCCCAGGAAGGCCCCGTTTACGGAATAACGAACCAAAAGAGAACTGCTGCAGAGAGGACATTTTTCATCTCCGTCCCAGGGACGGCCTTTCAATGGTTCCGCCTCTTTCAAAGCTTTTTCAAGTTTCTCGTCAAAGGGTTTATAGAAATGATCAATCAGGGTGACCCAGTCTTTGTGTCCCTGTTCAACTTCATCCAGGCTGTCTTCCATACCGGCAGTAAATTTCAAATCCATGATGTCATCAAAATTTTCCACAAGAATATCATTGACCGCCATGCCCAGTTCGGTGGCATGAAAGGCCCTGCTTTCCAGGCGTACATAACCTCTGTCATTGATCGTTTTGATGATTGGTGCGTAGGTAGACGGACGGCCGATGCCCTCTTTTTCCAATGCCTTCACCAGACTCGCTTCAGAGTAACGGGAGGGCGGTTTTGTGAAATTCTGAGTAACATCCAGATTATCCAGATTCAGAGGATCATTCTCTTTTACGTCGGGCAGGTTCTGATATTTTGCATCTTCCTTCTTTTCACTATCGGGAATCAGAATGCTATGTCCCAGAAAGCGTACAATTCTTCCTTTGGCTTCCAACTCGGCTTCTCCCGATTCTATGGTAACCGTAGTGATATCATACCGGGCTGGAGGCATCTGTGAGGCAACAAAACGCCGCCAGATCAATTCATAGAGTCTGTATTGATCCCGTGTCAGATAGGGTTTAACCTTTTCAGGGGTTAACTCGACAGAACTGGGACGAATCGCCTCATGAGCATCCTGAGCATTCTTTTTGGTAGAATACTCCTGAGGTTTTTCAGGGAGATATTCAGGATCAAAGTTTTTTGAGATATAGTCCCGGACTTCTTCTATAGCTTCCGGTGCAATCCGGGAGGAGTCGGTTCTCATGTAGGTGATTAAACCCTCTGTGGAACCATCAATCTCCATTCCTTCGTAGAGTTTCTGGGCAACCGACATGGTCTTTGTTGTACCAAAGCTCAGATAGGTACTGGCTCCCTGCTGGAGGGTGGATGTGATATAGGGAGGACTAGGGCGGCCTTTAGCTTCCCTTGTCTCGATTTTTCGTATTTTAAGATTGTTATTTCTCACATGTTCAGCAACCACGGCAGAGGCGTCTTCAGTGGAAGCGGCGGGACTGCCCAATTCGAATTTTTTCCCCTGCCAACGGACAAGGGCTGCTTCAAATTGTTCTTTTTGAACCTCAGGTGATGAAACCAGAGCTTTAATTCGCCAGAACTCTTCCGGTGTAAAAGCCTTGATTTCCCGTTCCCGGTCGACAACGATACGAACTGCCACAGACTGAACCCGTCCGGCACTGAGGTTCTTGGCAACTTTCTTCCACAGGAAAGGGGAAAGGCTGAACCCTACCAGCCGGTCCAGGATTCTCCGGCCCTGCTGGGCATTGACCCGGTCCATGTCAATCCTGCCGGGATTTTCAAGGGCATGCAGAACGGCGCGTTTCGTAATGGCAGAATAGGTCACACGGTGAGCATTTTCATCACTGAGATTCAGGGCTTCCTTTAAATGCCAGGCAATAGCCTCACCCTCGCGGTCGGGGTCAGGAGCCAGGTAGATTTCATCGGCCTTGGCTGCGGCATCCTGCAGCTCTTTGACGGTTTTTTCTTTGCCTTTGATTATAATGTAGTCGGGTTTGTAGTCATGTTCGAGATCTATTCCCAGAGCTTTCTTGCCGCGACCACTGCTATTCAGGTCGCGGATATGTCCGACCGATGCTTTGACAGTAAAATCTTTACCGAGAATTTTTTTAATTGTTTTTGCTTTTGCGGGGCTTTCCACGATCAAAAGTTTCTTTATTGCTGCCAAGAGTTCCTCCAGGAAAATATGTAAAAAATCAGGACCTTGGATAAATAAATAGTCAAGGAATGCTTTATTGTCAAGTTGTTATAATATTCTATCCCCGCTGCTTGTTCACATATGCCGGGTAATTTATGATGTTTTAATGGGCCGAACAGAATTGGATATCAAGGTCTCCTGTAATTATAAAGGGACAGATCTTGAAACGCAAATCAGAAAGAATCTTCACATAAAGGTATTTGAATATACCATACTTAAGAAGAGCCTGGACAGCCGGCGCAAAGACCGGATTCACTGGCAGATTCGACTGAGGGTCCATTCAAATGAGATTAGAGAGACAAAAAGAAAGGGAAACTCCCCCAGTCCCGACAGGTTTATCATACCCCGTATCAACACAAAAAGCAGAGTCATCATTGCCGGCACAGGTCCGGCAGGAATCTTTTCTGCCCTGTATCTCCAGAAAGCCGGATTTATGGTTACCCTTCTGGAAAGAGGACGGGATGTCAGGCAAAGAGCAAAAGATATAGAAAAATTGGAAAACTCCTCAGAATTTACCGAAAACAGCAATTACAGCTTCGGTGAAGGAGGTGCTGGAACATTTTCTGATGGAAAACTAACCTCCCGGAGTAAGCATATAAAGAAGGAAAGACAGTATATTCTGGAGGAGTTTGTCAAAAATGGTGCTCCCGAAGAAATCCTTTACCTGGCCCACCCTCACATCGGCAGCGACAGACTGGTCCCCATTGCCGAAAATATGCGCATTGATTTTCAGAATCATGGGGGACAGATCCTGTTTGACTGTACCCTGGAGGATATTCCCGGAACAAGCCGGAAAATTGGAAGCATCCAGACCAGTCAGGGTGAAATTCAGGGGGACTACTTTATCCTGGCAACAGGGCATTCGGCTCTGGATACCTTCCGGATGCTGATCCACCGGGGTGTCTTTTACAAGGCTAAAAACTTTGCACTGGGTTTCCGGATGGAGCACTCTCAGGAACAGATCAACAGGATTCAGTGGGGGAGCCCGTCCCTGGAGGGTGTGAAAGCCGCCGAATACAGACTGACCTCCGCCGCCGGGACTCTTCCTGTCTACAGTTTCTGTATGTGTCCCGGAGGAAAAGTCGTCCCTGCCGCAGCTTTCAAAGGCAGCAATATTGTTAACGGCATGAGTTTTTACAACAGGAACGGTCCCTTTGCCAATGCAGCTCTCGTGGCAGGCATTCCCCCCGGCCTGATTAAGGAGAACGAACCAAGCGCTCTGGAGAGCCTGGACTGGCTGGAATCTCTGGAACACAGTTTTTTTGAGGAAACCCGAGGCTACAGGGCTCCTGCCATGACCATCAAAGATTTTCTTTCCTCTTTTTCCACGGGAACACTCCTCCCTTCTTCCTATGAACCAGGACTGATGGCATCGGATCTGACCAGACTGCTCCCGGAAGGAGTGATTACATCCCTTCAGGAAGGACTGAGAGATATCTGCCGCCGCCTGCCTGGATGGGATGAAGGGCAGCTGATAGGTCTGGAGAGCAAAACATCCTCACCCATCCAGGTTTTAAGAGACAGAGACAGCGGTCTGACAGAAGGTTTTGATAACCTGTTTGTCTGCGGAGAGGCCTCAGGATGGTCCGGAGGCATAATCAGCTCCGCATCAGACGGACTTAAAACCGCCCGGGCTCTGGCACAGAACTGTCAATAAGCTGAGGAGTAGAGAGGATAGATCGAATTTTACTTGAAAAGCCTTTACTGTGCTGATACGATGAAGCAATGAAAACAATAAAAATTATATTTAAAGATATTAAGATTCTGGACAGCCGCGGTGAAATGGATCAACCCGTCAGCTCTCTGGAGTATGATTCAAGGAAAGTGTCGACTGGGGCTCTGTTTTTTGCCCTGGAAGGTGTCCATACGGACGGCCACCAATACATTGATCAGGTCATCCATCAGGGAGCAGCAGGAATCGTATACTCCAATGATCTGGATATTTTTGTTGATGGCATCACTTACATCAAAGTAGAAAACACAAGACAGGCCCTATCACCGGCTTCTGCTTCTTTTTATGACTTTCCCTCGAAAGAACTGAAAGTCATAGGAGTGACCGGAACAGACGGCAAGAGCACCACAGTCTCCTTTATCCACCAGCTCCTGGAGATGGAAGGCATGAAAGCCGGATTCCTGTCTACTGTGAACTACCAGACAGGAAACCTGGCGAAGCCCAATCCTTTCAGACAATCCACACCAGAAGCCCCTCATATCCACAAGATACTGAGGGAAATGGTGGACAATGGATTAGAATACGCCGTTTTAGAGGCCACTTCTCACGGACTGTCCCACAAGAACTCCCGTCTGGCCGATGTGGAGTTCAATGTGGCCGTCCTGACAAACGTATCGCATGAACACCTTGAATTTCATGGGACTGTAGAACAGTACAGGCTGGATAAGGCCAATTTATTCAAGATGATTGCCGACTCTCCCCTGGAAGAGACCTTTGGTGTTATCAATGATGATGATCAGTGGACTGAAATTTATATGGATGCCATTGGTGAAAAACCAGTCTTCCTCTATAGCCTGAAAAACAAGAATGCCGACCTCTGGTGCAGTGACTATCAGAGTGATGAGGAAGGGATTGCCCTGACTTTTCATCTTCCCAACGGCAAAAAAGAGAGCCGCTTGAATATGCCCGGTCTCTTTAACGTTGAAAATGCGATGGCCGCCCTTTTGGTTGTTTCAGAAATTCTGGAAGAAGATACCCTGGAACTGCTGGATCATGTTCCCAAGCTTGTAGGTGTAGAAGGCAGAATGTCTCCAATCAGCGGCAATATGCCCTTTTCCGTTCTGGTGGACTATGCCCACACACCCGGTTCTTACGAAAAGATCCTTCCCCTGGTCCGCAGCGATGTGCAGGGCAAACTGATTGTACTCTTTGGTTCAGCGGGAGAACGGGATATTGAAAAACGCTCTGAACAGGGTGAAATTGCTGAAGAATACGCCGACATTATCATCCTCAGCGATGAGGATCCCCGGGGAGATGATCCCATGGATATCCTGAAGGACATCGCCGAAGGAATAACATCTAAAGATCTGGATAAAACCCTCTTCCTCATTCCCAACAGGAAGGAAGGAATGAAAAAAGCCATTGAACTGGCTTCAAAGGGAGACATGATTCTGACTCTGGGTAAAGGCCACGAAAGCAGCATTATCTATGATGATGGTCCCCGTCCCTGGAAAGAAGCAGAGGTGCTGAAATCCCTCTTGATAGAGGCCGGGTTCACTGTCGAATAGACGAACAGAGTCGGGTTCATAAAAATGGAATCCCCA
Protein-coding sequences here:
- a CDS encoding NAD(P)/FAD-dependent oxidoreductase, producing the protein MGRTELDIKVSCNYKGTDLETQIRKNLHIKVFEYTILKKSLDSRRKDRIHWQIRLRVHSNEIRETKRKGNSPSPDRFIIPRINTKSRVIIAGTGPAGIFSALYLQKAGFMVTLLERGRDVRQRAKDIEKLENSSEFTENSNYSFGEGGAGTFSDGKLTSRSKHIKKERQYILEEFVKNGAPEEILYLAHPHIGSDRLVPIAENMRIDFQNHGGQILFDCTLEDIPGTSRKIGSIQTSQGEIQGDYFILATGHSALDTFRMLIHRGVFYKAKNFALGFRMEHSQEQINRIQWGSPSLEGVKAAEYRLTSAAGTLPVYSFCMCPGGKVVPAAAFKGSNIVNGMSFYNRNGPFANAALVAGIPPGLIKENEPSALESLDWLESLEHSFFEETRGYRAPAMTIKDFLSSFSTGTLLPSSYEPGLMASDLTRLLPEGVITSLQEGLRDICRRLPGWDEGQLIGLESKTSSPIQVLRDRDSGLTEGFDNLFVCGEASGWSGGIISSASDGLKTARALAQNCQ
- a CDS encoding UDP-N-acetylmuramoyl-L-alanyl-D-glutamate--2,6-diaminopimelate ligase, with the translated sequence MKTIKIIFKDIKILDSRGEMDQPVSSLEYDSRKVSTGALFFALEGVHTDGHQYIDQVIHQGAAGIVYSNDLDIFVDGITYIKVENTRQALSPASASFYDFPSKELKVIGVTGTDGKSTTVSFIHQLLEMEGMKAGFLSTVNYQTGNLAKPNPFRQSTPEAPHIHKILREMVDNGLEYAVLEATSHGLSHKNSRLADVEFNVAVLTNVSHEHLEFHGTVEQYRLDKANLFKMIADSPLEETFGVINDDDQWTEIYMDAIGEKPVFLYSLKNKNADLWCSDYQSDEEGIALTFHLPNGKKESRLNMPGLFNVENAMAALLVVSEILEEDTLELLDHVPKLVGVEGRMSPISGNMPFSVLVDYAHTPGSYEKILPLVRSDVQGKLIVLFGSAGERDIEKRSEQGEIAEEYADIIILSDEDPRGDDPMDILKDIAEGITSKDLDKTLFLIPNRKEGMKKAIELASKGDMILTLGKGHESSIIYDDGPRPWKEAEVLKSLLIEAGFTVE
- the topA gene encoding type I DNA topoisomerase, coding for MAAIKKLLIVESPAKAKTIKKILGKDFTVKASVGHIRDLNSSGRGKKALGIDLEHDYKPDYIIIKGKEKTVKELQDAAAKADEIYLAPDPDREGEAIAWHLKEALNLSDENAHRVTYSAITKRAVLHALENPGRIDMDRVNAQQGRRILDRLVGFSLSPFLWKKVAKNLSAGRVQSVAVRIVVDREREIKAFTPEEFWRIKALVSSPEVQKEQFEAALVRWQGKKFELGSPAASTEDASAVVAEHVRNNNLKIRKIETREAKGRPSPPYITSTLQQGASTYLSFGTTKTMSVAQKLYEGMEIDGSTEGLITYMRTDSSRIAPEAIEEVRDYISKNFDPEYLPEKPQEYSTKKNAQDAHEAIRPSSVELTPEKVKPYLTRDQYRLYELIWRRFVASQMPPARYDITTVTIESGEAELEAKGRIVRFLGHSILIPDSEKKEDAKYQNLPDVKENDPLNLDNLDVTQNFTKPPSRYSEASLVKALEKEGIGRPSTYAPIIKTINDRGYVRLESRAFHATELGMAVNDILVENFDDIMDLKFTAGMEDSLDEVEQGHKDWVTLIDHFYKPFDEKLEKALKEAEPLKGRPWDGDEKCPLCSSSLLVRYSVNGAFLGCSTYPECKGLIPMPGELDEDENAEPAEVIPCPECGSNMIKKKSRYGKEFMACSRYPECKNTLSLDKEGKPVELPKIVRDCDECGKPMEVKMGRRGPFLACSGYPDCKNTMPIDKDGKAVILPKVEGEVCEKCGSPMEVKMGRRGPFLACTAFPKCRNAKPLPGEEVPEKKAAAVKKAAAGKKAAAVKKAAAGKKAAPVKKAAAVKKAAPVKKKESPEKE